A DNA window from Hoplias malabaricus isolate fHopMal1 chromosome 5, fHopMal1.hap1, whole genome shotgun sequence contains the following coding sequences:
- the il19l gene encoding interleukin 19 like — MKTCLLFVCTVMVGLWGSATGRRLHLGACSLTVHTHELRHHFQQIRHSMLTEDSHKGVRLLRPDTMKNLQATESCCFLKQVLRFYIEKVFNSYTSSHSLHRRTTSVLANSFLSITKDLRACQTQMHCQCSQETNLMFDAIQTSYDMLEMGAASVKAIGELDSLLEWLEGFHSN, encoded by the exons ATGAAGACCTGCCTCCTATTCGTCTGCACCGTGATGGTCGGTCTGTGGGGCTCAGCCACTGGTCGTAGGCTCCACCTTGGCGCTTGTAGCCTGACAGTCCACACTCATGAGCTGAGGCATCATTTCCAGCAGATCCGCCACAGCATG CTCACCGAAGACAGCCACAAGGGTGTGCGCTTGCTGAGGCCGGACACGATGAAGAACTTGCAA GCTACAGAGAGCTGCTGCTTCCTCAAGCAGGTCCTAAGGTTCTACATCGAGAAGGTCTTCAACAGCTACACAAGCAGTCATTCCCTCCACCGGCGGACCACCAGCGTGCTGGCCAATTCTTTCCTCAGCATCACCAAGGACCTGCGAGCATGT CAAACACAGATGCACTGCCAGTGCAGCCAGGAAACCAACCTGATGTTTGACGCCATTCAAACCAGCTACGACATG CTGGAGATGGGAGCAGCATCTGTGAAGGCAATCGGAGAGCTAGACTCTCTGCTGGAATGGCTGGAAGGCTTCCACAGCAACTGA
- the il10 gene encoding interleukin-10: MHFFRFLLCSLLTMLLAEYSQCIAIPCKDNCCSFVEGFPLRLKNLRSSYDEIRDYYETNDELEVALINKTVLENFKSPYGCHVFDEVLHFYLGTVLPTAVTEETKRFQTSIDNIGNIFQALKKDMIKCRRYFKCQKPFEIASIKKSYNDMKEKGLYKAMGELDLLFNYIEEYLASKRQKQ, from the exons ATGCACTTCTTCAGGTTCCTCTTGTGTTCTCTTCTGACGATGCTGCTGGCGGAGTACTCTCAGTGCATAGCAATCCCCTGCAAGGACAACTGCTGCTCTTTTGTGGAGGGCTTCCCACTCAGACTGAAAAACCTGCGCTCCTCATATGATGAGATAAGAGACTACTAT GAGACCAACGACGAGCTGGAGGTTGCACTAATAAACAAGACAGTCCTTGAGAATTTCAAA aGTCCTTACGGGTGCCATGTCTTTGACGAAGTGCTGCATTTTTACCTGGGGACTGTTTTGCCTACGGCCGTTACAGAAGAAACGAAACGGTTTCAGACGTCAATAGACAACATTGGAAACATCTTCCAGGCGCTCAAGAAGGATATGATTAAATGT CGGAGATACTTCAAGTGCCAGAAGCCTTTTGAAATTGCCAGCATCAAGAAGTCCTACAATGAT ATGAAGGAGAAAGGGCTGTACAAAGCCATGGGAGAGCTGGATTTGTTGTTCAACTATATTGAAGAATATCTGGCATCAAAGCGTCAAAAACAGTGA